The proteins below are encoded in one region of Lytechinus pictus isolate F3 Inbred chromosome 11, Lp3.0, whole genome shotgun sequence:
- the LOC129271347 gene encoding neurotrypsin-like produces MTATHTMISNKDRNYQDILQLNNISLRLTNGTGPHEGRVEISYLDRWNGLCGRKADRTRSDLLCRSVGYDRVFAVLQHGAFGEPPNLYFDRIFCQSDDIFEACRLNLYKLNYCAGGFGGTSISCDSHQDVDINLTGGGGDYEGRVEVFFDRTWGKICGNSQWTFNSADVVCRHNGYDHAFIIYYDGTFSKDNMTTVQFDEVDCEGSETNLTSCTAYRYNVGFCRDTPREAAGLTCTSESASEVDIRLAGGQGTHEGQMEFLVDGVWRKLCGKETTFQEADVFCQSLGYERSFALVQDGSAFSSSDDRDPFFDYLDCTGSEDKVTSCRMLRSKEGTCSSLYGASAISCETDDPVNIRLVGGQESYEGRVEIFYDGSWGSICASKPWNISTSALVCSLLGYHDKNYVTFFDDDRYGDLTDPVRFDELDCKGVKTASSIKSCQLRKLSAGYCRSGYASVQCDRASTKTVPTSIQTTQAAWAVATSLRQQAQTYPTTTPFIDAFEDSSPDIDGTDRQSTTLTTMIDDVINSTSNNRSLNRNMSEICILPSPNQNMLLYIGYAVTIACISLTLLIYVIIRFASRSSGYDIDRC; encoded by the exons ATGACTGCCACACACACCATGATCAGCAACAAGGACCGGAATTACCAAGATATCC TCCAACTCAATAATATCAGTCTTCGATTGACTAATGGCACTGGCCCTCATGAGGGTCGAGTTGAAATTTCCTACCTTGACCGGTGGAACGGACTATGTGGGAGGAAAGCGGATCGAACCAGAAGCGACCTTCTTTGTCGAAGTGTGGGCTATGATCGGGTGTTTGCGGTGTTGCAGCATGGGGCATTTGGGGAACCTCCAAACCTATACTTCGACCGCATCTTCTGTCAATCTGATGATATCTTTGAGGCATGTCGTCTTAACCTCTATAAGCTCAATTACTGCGCAGGTGGTTTTGGCGGTACTTCAATCTCCTGTGACAGTC atcaggATGTAGATATTAATCTAACCGGCGGTGGTGGGGATTACGAAGGTCGTGTTGAAGTATTCTTTGATCGAACTTGGGGAAAGATATGCGGCAATAGCCAGTGGACCTTCAATTCTGCTGACGTCGTGTGCAGACACAATGGCTATGACCATGCTTTCATCATCTACTATGACGGCACTTTCAGTAAAGACAACATGACGACGGTGCAGTTTGATGAAGTTGACTGCGAAGGTTCAGAAACAAACCTGACATCATGCACAGCTTATAGATACAATGTAGGGTTTTGTAGAGACACCCCTCGAGAAGCAGCTGGCCTGACCTGCACTTCGG AATCAGCGTCAGAAGTCGACATCAGGCTGGCCGGAGGTCAAGGTACCCATGAAGGTCAAATGGAGTTCCTCGTGGATGGTGTCTGGCGAAAACTCTGCGGTAAGGAAACTACTTTTCAGGAGGCTGACGTCTTCTGCCAATCACTTGGGTATGAACGGTCATTCGCTCTTGTCCAGGACGGCAGTGCTTTTTCCAGCAGTGACGACAGAGACCCATTCTTCGACTATTTGGATTGTACTGGGTCAGAAGACAAAGTTACTAGCTGTAGAATGTTGCGTTCTAAAGAAGGGACGTGTAGTTCTCTGTATGGTGCATCAGCAATATCTTGTGAGACAG ATGATCCAGTCAACATTCGCCTCGTCGGTGGTCAGGAATCTTACGAAGGTCGCGTTGAAATCTTTTACGATGGATCCTGGGGTTCGATCTGTGCTTCGAAACCTTGGAACATTTCCACGTCTGCTCTTGTTTGTAGCTTGCTCGGATACCATGATAAAAATTACGTCACCTTCTTCGACGACGATCGCTATGGCGACCTGACCGATCCTGTCCGTTTCGACGAATTAGACTGTAAAGGTGTCAAAACCGCCAGTTCGATCAAGTCATGTCAGCTTCGTAAGCTCAGTGCTGGTTATTGTAGAAGTGGTTACGCCAGTGTTCAATGTGACCGAG CTTCGACCAAAACCGTGCCAACATCCATCCAGACCACCCAGGCTGCATGGGCTGTGGCTACATCCCTTCGACAACAGGCGCAGACATACCCAACTACGACACCAtttattgatgcgtttgaaGACAGTTCACCTGACATTGATGGCACCGATCGACAATCCACTACCCTGACTACTATGATAGATGACGTGATCAATTCTACTTCTAATAATCGATCTCTTAATCGG AATATGagtgaaatatgtattttgCCGAGTCCTAACCAGAATATGTTACTTTACATTGGGTATGCAGTAACCATCGCCTGTATATCGCTTACCTTACTGATATACGTGATCATTCG GTTTGCCAGCCGCAGTAGTGGTTATGACATCGATAGGTGCTAA